In a genomic window of Occallatibacter riparius:
- a CDS encoding c-type cytochrome codes for MKPLTVLVLSASLLACAAGCRRSSNSNSVAVNGPAITDNPVGPVPGGVQNIHYPTNPYEHDPVALQDGRRLFDWYNCSGCHGGHAGGGMGPSLRDPVWLYGNRDDQIFDTIAHGRSRGMPSWGSKIPQQQIWELVAYIKSMGTPEEPDPPVEPVHEQQPNPQQEEKPSVATQTTAAEKH; via the coding sequence ATGAAACCCCTCACCGTACTCGTGCTTTCCGCATCGCTGCTCGCGTGTGCAGCCGGCTGTCGCCGCTCCTCCAACTCAAACTCGGTAGCGGTCAACGGCCCCGCCATCACCGACAACCCCGTCGGCCCGGTGCCCGGCGGCGTGCAGAACATCCACTATCCCACCAACCCATACGAACACGATCCCGTCGCGCTGCAGGATGGCCGTCGCCTCTTCGACTGGTACAACTGCTCCGGTTGTCACGGAGGCCACGCGGGCGGCGGCATGGGGCCCAGCCTGCGCGATCCCGTGTGGCTCTATGGCAATCGCGATGACCAGATCTTCGACACCATCGCGCACGGCCGTTCCCGCGGCATGCCTTCGTGGGGCTCAAAGATTCCGCAGCAGCAGATCTGGGAACTCGTCGCTTACATCAAGTCGATGGGCACGCCGGAAGAACCGGATCCCCCCGTTGAGCCTGTCCACGAGCAGCAGCCCAATCCGCAGCAGGAAGAAAAGCCGAGCGTTGCAACGCAAACCACCGCAGCGGAGAAGCACTGA
- a CDS encoding substrate-binding domain-containing protein gives MSSVSRFLLMACIAAAFCGPAAFGQTSTPNLPKVLRVCADPNNLPYSNDQKQGFENQIADLIAKDFGMQVEYFWFRQGEKFFRRTLNSSVCDIVMGVPTGFDEAATTKPYYRSTYVFITRRDSHLDIASLDDPRLHTLKIGVHILGDANDNTPPVNALIHRGIVKNLVGYSIFGNLNEKDPSADVIRALQDGKVDVAIVWGPLGGYFSRNSSVPLEITPITADSKQPDMPFQFDIGIGVRERDTGWRDLLDRELDRRRAEISAILQNYGIPQAERSTQSASAREQTGRPE, from the coding sequence ATGTCTTCGGTCTCTAGATTTCTCCTGATGGCTTGCATCGCGGCGGCATTTTGCGGTCCGGCAGCATTCGGCCAGACGAGTACGCCTAATTTGCCCAAGGTTCTGCGCGTGTGTGCTGACCCGAACAACCTTCCTTATTCGAACGATCAGAAGCAGGGATTCGAAAACCAGATCGCCGATCTCATCGCGAAAGACTTCGGCATGCAGGTCGAATACTTCTGGTTCCGGCAGGGCGAGAAGTTCTTCAGAAGGACGCTGAACAGCAGCGTATGCGACATCGTGATGGGCGTACCGACAGGCTTTGACGAAGCCGCGACTACGAAACCGTACTACCGCTCGACTTACGTATTCATCACGCGCCGCGACAGTCACCTCGACATCGCTTCGCTCGATGATCCGCGCCTGCACACGCTGAAGATCGGTGTGCACATCCTGGGCGATGCAAATGACAACACGCCACCCGTCAACGCTCTCATCCACCGCGGTATCGTCAAGAACCTTGTCGGCTACAGCATCTTTGGAAATCTCAACGAGAAGGATCCTTCCGCCGACGTGATTCGAGCGCTCCAGGATGGCAAAGTCGATGTTGCCATCGTATGGGGTCCGCTCGGCGGATATTTCAGCCGCAACTCCTCTGTGCCGCTCGAAATTACGCCGATCACGGCCGATTCCAAACAACCGGACATGCCGTTCCAGTTCGACATCGGCATCGGCGTGCGCGAGCGCGACACCGGCTGGCGTGATCTGCTCGACCGCGAGCTCGATCGCCGGCGGGCCGAAATCAGCGCCATCCTCCAGAACTACGGCATCCCGCAAGCAGAGCGCTCCACGCAGTCCGCCAGCGCCCGCGAGCAAACAGGGAGGCCTGAATGA
- a CDS encoding PQQ-dependent dehydrogenase, methanol/ethanol family, producing the protein MDRLIPILGRAAIAGLIIAAGTGLAQKEAANGSTTNIPGALPNVHLVAPVANGQWIMPAGDFGNLRYSPLGQINTSNVHNLHVVANMADGIPHGHEGGPLVVGNMLYMVTPFPNNLIAYDLSQPNFPLKWKYEPHPDVASQGIACCDVVNRGASYADGKIIYALLDAHVVAVDAQTGHEVWRTQVGDIHYGETTTMAPIVVKDKVYVGNSGGELGVRGKLTALDVKTGKIDWTAWSTGPDEDVRIGPDFKPFYAHDQQGKDQGIKSWTPGQWKIGGGTIWGWVSYDPELNLIYYGTGNPGPWNPDMRPGDNKWTVTIFARDADTGMAKWAWQLGPHDEWDYDEIMENILVDMPWKGQMRKLLIHPGRSGFVFVMDRTTGELLSASQYEPTNWATGYDLKTGQPIEVKAKETHFGKYSTDICPSSTGAKDFIPSSFSPRTGLVYIPAHNTCMDYMGTAVNYIAGTPYLGASVRMYPGPGGYQGELVAWDVAQGKKVWSVKEPDLPVYSGVLSTGGDLVFYGTMDGWFRALDAHSGKVLWQFKTPSGIVGNPMTFTGPDGKQYVAIYSGVGGWMGATALPEVSTDDPYAALGVVGAMKKIKTLSPPGDLLYVFGL; encoded by the coding sequence CCAATGGATTATGCCCGCTGGCGACTTCGGCAACCTGAGGTACTCGCCACTGGGGCAGATCAACACCAGCAATGTGCACAACCTTCATGTCGTCGCGAACATGGCCGATGGAATTCCACATGGGCACGAGGGCGGCCCGCTCGTCGTCGGCAACATGCTCTACATGGTTACGCCTTTCCCGAACAATCTCATCGCCTACGATCTTTCGCAGCCGAACTTCCCGCTCAAGTGGAAATATGAGCCTCACCCCGATGTTGCGTCGCAGGGAATTGCGTGCTGCGATGTGGTGAATCGCGGTGCGAGCTACGCGGACGGAAAGATCATCTATGCGTTGCTCGACGCGCACGTGGTTGCAGTCGACGCGCAGACTGGGCACGAAGTCTGGCGCACGCAGGTTGGCGACATTCACTATGGCGAAACCACCACCATGGCGCCGATCGTGGTCAAGGACAAGGTTTACGTAGGCAACAGCGGCGGCGAACTGGGCGTGCGCGGCAAGCTCACCGCACTCGATGTAAAGACAGGCAAGATCGACTGGACCGCGTGGAGCACGGGCCCCGATGAGGACGTGCGTATCGGCCCGGATTTCAAGCCGTTCTACGCACATGATCAGCAGGGCAAAGATCAGGGCATCAAGTCGTGGACGCCGGGGCAGTGGAAGATCGGCGGCGGCACGATCTGGGGCTGGGTGTCTTACGATCCGGAGCTCAATCTCATCTATTACGGCACCGGCAATCCCGGCCCATGGAATCCTGACATGCGCCCCGGTGACAACAAGTGGACAGTCACGATATTCGCGCGCGACGCCGACACGGGCATGGCGAAGTGGGCCTGGCAATTGGGCCCGCATGATGAGTGGGACTACGACGAGATCATGGAGAACATACTCGTCGACATGCCGTGGAAGGGGCAGATGCGCAAGTTGCTCATTCATCCGGGCCGCTCAGGTTTTGTGTTCGTGATGGATCGCACGACGGGCGAGTTGCTGTCGGCCTCGCAATATGAGCCGACGAACTGGGCCACCGGCTACGACCTCAAGACGGGGCAGCCCATCGAGGTGAAGGCGAAGGAGACGCACTTCGGCAAGTACTCCACCGATATCTGCCCCAGCTCAACGGGCGCGAAGGACTTCATCCCATCGTCGTTCTCGCCGCGCACGGGCCTCGTTTACATTCCCGCGCACAACACCTGCATGGACTACATGGGCACTGCGGTGAATTACATCGCCGGAACGCCGTACCTTGGCGCCAGCGTGCGCATGTATCCCGGGCCAGGTGGCTATCAAGGCGAACTCGTTGCGTGGGACGTCGCACAAGGCAAGAAGGTGTGGAGCGTCAAGGAGCCCGACCTGCCCGTCTACAGCGGCGTGCTATCAACGGGCGGCGACCTTGTGTTCTACGGAACGATGGACGGCTGGTTCCGCGCCCTCGATGCGCACAGCGGCAAGGTTCTGTGGCAGTTCAAAACGCCGTCCGGCATCGTCGGCAATCCGATGACATTCACTGGCCCAGATGGCAAGCAATACGTCGCTATCTATTCCGGTGTTGGCGGTTGGATGGGCGCGACAGCGCTGCCTGAAGTCTCAACCGACGATCCTTATGCTGCGCTTGGTGTTGTCGGGGCAATGAAGAAGATCAAAACCCTCAGCCCGCCAGGAGATCTGCTCTATGTCTTCGGTCTCTAG